A stretch of the Flavobacterium sp. 5 genome encodes the following:
- the purH gene encoding bifunctional phosphoribosylaminoimidazolecarboxamide formyltransferase/IMP cyclohydrolase, which yields MSTTKTIQSALISVFSKDGLEPIVRKLHEQNVTFYSTGGTEEFIKNLGIPVIPVEDVTSYPSILGGRVKTLHPKVFGGILNRQDNESDVQQMKEYNIPQIDLVIVDLYPFEKTVASGASESDIIEKIDIGGISLIRAAAKNFKDTAIVASMDQYGLFLDMITAQNGATSLEDRKLLATKAFHVSSHYDGAIFNYFNTDETIYKSSIENGQVLRYGENPHQKGFFFGDFEAMFTKVHGKELSYNNLLDVDAAVNLIHEFKTDGPTFAILKHNNACGLATRETISEAYNVALACDPTSAFGGVLIANTTIDVATANEINKLFCEVVIAPSYDAEAIAILQEKKNRIILIQNEVELPQKQVRTCLNGLLIQERNNITDTKADLKTVTLTAPTEEEIKDLIFASKVCKNTKSNTIVFAKNGTLISSGTGQTSRVDALLQAIEKAKAFGFSLEGASMASDAFFPFPDCVEIAKKAGITAVIQPGGSIKDELSINYCNENNLAMVFTGTRHFKH from the coding sequence ATGAGCACAACAAAAACAATCCAATCAGCATTAATTTCAGTCTTTTCAAAAGATGGTCTTGAGCCAATTGTTAGAAAATTACATGAGCAAAATGTAACTTTTTATTCAACAGGAGGAACAGAAGAATTCATTAAAAATTTAGGAATCCCTGTTATTCCAGTTGAAGATGTTACTTCTTACCCATCAATTCTTGGCGGAAGAGTAAAAACTTTACATCCAAAAGTTTTTGGTGGTATCCTAAATCGTCAAGATAACGAAAGTGATGTACAACAAATGAAGGAATATAACATTCCTCAAATTGATTTGGTTATTGTTGATTTATACCCTTTTGAAAAAACAGTAGCTTCTGGAGCTAGTGAAAGTGATATTATCGAAAAAATTGACATTGGTGGTATTTCATTAATTCGTGCTGCCGCAAAAAATTTCAAAGACACTGCTATTGTTGCTTCAATGGATCAATACGGTTTATTTTTGGACATGATTACTGCTCAAAATGGAGCAACATCCTTAGAAGATAGAAAATTATTAGCAACTAAAGCTTTTCATGTTTCTTCACATTATGATGGCGCTATTTTTAATTATTTTAATACTGATGAAACAATCTATAAATCTAGTATAGAAAACGGACAAGTATTGAGATATGGTGAAAATCCACATCAAAAAGGGTTCTTCTTTGGCGATTTTGAAGCTATGTTTACCAAAGTTCACGGAAAAGAATTATCATACAATAACTTATTAGATGTTGATGCAGCTGTAAACTTAATTCATGAATTTAAAACAGACGGCCCAACTTTCGCCATTTTAAAACACAACAATGCCTGCGGATTAGCTACAAGAGAAACTATTAGCGAAGCGTATAATGTGGCTTTGGCTTGTGATCCAACATCTGCTTTTGGTGGTGTATTGATTGCAAATACTACTATTGATGTTGCTACAGCTAATGAAATAAACAAACTATTTTGTGAAGTAGTTATTGCTCCATCTTATGATGCTGAAGCCATTGCTATTTTACAAGAAAAGAAAAACAGAATTATATTAATTCAAAATGAGGTTGAATTACCTCAAAAACAAGTAAGAACATGTCTTAATGGTTTGTTAATTCAGGAAAGAAACAATATCACCGATACTAAAGCTGACTTAAAAACCGTTACGCTTACAGCACCAACTGAAGAAGAAATTAAAGATTTGATTTTCGCTTCAAAGGTTTGTAAGAATACCAAATCAAACACAATCGTATTTGCTAAAAACGGAACTTTGATTTCTTCTGGAACAGGACAGACTTCAAGAGTTGATGCGTTATTGCAAGCTATTGAAAAAGCAAAAGCTTTTGGATTTAGTTTAGAAGGAGCTTCAATGGCTAGTGATGCTTTTTTCCCATTTCCAGACTGTGTTGAAATAGCAAAAAAAGCAGGAATAACTGCCGTAATTCAACCTGGAGGATCAATCAAAGACGAATTGAGCATTAATTATTGTAATGAAAATAATCTTGCAATGGTATTTACAGGAACTCGTCATTTTAAACATTAA